A window from Corynebacterium singulare encodes these proteins:
- a CDS encoding DoxX family protein, which yields MSSHKPALTYPMAGALSTMGILHFAKPEPFESIIPPQLPGPARFYNFTSGAWEVVTGGLLANPSTRKVGGLSAFALLAAVWPANFYQAYKDLSSGKASTGKKIYHAVRLPLQIPVMRYAWSLYADKK from the coding sequence ATGAGTTCACACAAGCCCGCCCTGACATATCCGATGGCCGGCGCCCTTTCCACAATGGGCATTCTGCACTTTGCTAAGCCAGAGCCATTCGAGTCGATCATTCCCCCGCAGTTGCCGGGACCGGCCCGCTTCTACAACTTCACTTCTGGTGCCTGGGAAGTGGTGACAGGTGGGCTGCTGGCCAATCCCTCGACGCGCAAGGTCGGCGGCCTGTCCGCCTTTGCTTTGCTCGCAGCCGTCTGGCCAGCGAACTTCTATCAGGCCTACAAGGACCTTTCGAGCGGCAAAGCGTCGACCGGCAAGAAGATCTATCACGCGGTGCGCTTGCCGCTGCAGATCCCGGTGATGCGCTACGCCTGGTCGCTGTACGCGGACAAGAAGTAG